In Primulina eburnea isolate SZY01 chromosome 14, ASM2296580v1, whole genome shotgun sequence, the following proteins share a genomic window:
- the LOC140811266 gene encoding uncharacterized protein: MVMDTIKSMLAIPVVQGFEVYLGLPVFSARKKVTIPVCGGKSGKEDAGMEWRVDFRYWSFDSKGRYSVKEGYKAEIALYDSPSHSSTLPLKDRWKFLWALSLPPKVRIFLWRALNDIIPTSVNLSAHHVPTSGVFPLCNYGLDTTSHALFACPIFKPCWKYSGYWLFLKGVRFLDVFDIFIGMKENLGKLEFEFFAMRTYAIWSERLKIVHKQKSTIKLLNVDWSEVLLHEFQSGQSSHLKITCPPTASPFTLLLDSPPFNQLCLDVDAAYKETSNQFAIGRVVRDNEGRMVLAFGMTIFKPQSVALAELGAIAAGIRVVQEHNILINHINSDSFLTVQEIMCPEEDLSYVGSCVEDIRQLLEQNGI, encoded by the exons ATGGTGATGGATACTATTAAATCAATGCTAGCTATTCCAGTTGTGCAGGGTTTTGAAGTGTATTTGGGACTACCAGTTTTTTCTGCCAGGAAAAAAGTTACAATTCCGGTATGTGGTGGAAAAAGTGGTAAAGAGGATGCAGGGATGGAGTG GCGAGTAGATTTTCGTTATTGGTCCTTTGACTCTAAAGGAAGATATTCGGTAAAAGAGGGATACAAAGCGGAAATCGCTCTCTACGATTCTCCTTCACATAGCTCGACTCTGCCTCTAAAGGATAGGTGGAAATTCCTATGGGCTCTTTCTCTCCCTCCAAAGGTACGTATTTTCTTGTGGCGTGCGTTGAATGATATAATCCCAACATCTGTCAACCTGAGTGCTCATCATGTGCCGACCTCTGGAGTTTTCCCTCTTTGTAATTATGGCCTAGATACAACAAGCCATGCATTGTTTGCATGCCCTATTTTTAAACCATGCTGGAAATATTCTGGGTATTGGCTATTTTTGAAAGGAGTTCGGTTTTTGGATGTGTTTGATATTTTCATTGGAATGAAGGAGAATCTGGGTAAACTGGAATTTGAATTCTTTGCTATGCGTACTTATGCTATATGGAGCGAGAGACTCAAGATTGTACACAAGCAGAAAAGCACTATTAAGCTTCTTAATGTTGATTGGAGTGAGGTTTTACTGCATGAATTCCAGTCTGGTCAAAGCTCACATTTGAAAATCACATGTCCGCCCACTGCATCCCCCTTCACCTTGCTCTTGGATAGCCCCCCTTTCAATCAGCTTTGTCTTGATGTAGACGCAGCGTACAAGGAAACCTCTAATCAATTTGCGATTGGCAGGGTGGTAAGAGATAACGAAGGCAGGATGGTACTAGCATTTGGTATGACGATTTTTAAGCCTCAGTCGGTGGCCCTCGCCGAACTTGGAGCGATTGCTGCTGGGATAAGGGTGGTGCAGGAGCATAATATTCTCATTAATCACATTAACTCGGATTCATTTCTGACGGTGCAAGAAATCATGTGTCCAGAGGAAGATCTGAGTTATGTTGGATCTTGTGTGGAGGATATTAGACAACTTCTTGAGCAAAATGGCATTTGA
- the LOC140812500 gene encoding uncharacterized protein, whose product MNDIGVNTATNHGHSHTKDKCWDIVKLANWQPRKKSERRGYHDQSNQDKPRNSGISAPFTKEKIEQIEQYCRLISQNSLNLSASSNIGSCSVTQYHDVGVDEAPYTLRKSKGASKATPKSARTSKATSSTPNRSSKAATSKSRGKRPIGTSTTFNLVDEEDEFNFDEESEEENYAERVQFRMKKLVSILTKKKMKTDFRLCFSSFRN is encoded by the exons ATGAACGACATTGGTGTGAACACTGCAACAAACCATGGACATAGTCATACAAAGGATAAATGTTGGGACATTGTCAAACTAGCTAACTGGCAGCCTCGAAAGAAGAGTGAAAGGCGAGGATATCACGATCAATCCAACCAAGATAAACCAAGGAACTCTGGCATTTCTGCACCTTTCACCAAAGAGAAAATTGAACAAATTGAGCAGTATTGTAGGCTAATCAGTCAGAATTCTCTTAACCTTTCTGCCAGCTCCAATATCGGGTCTTGTTCAGTGACCCAATATC ATGATGTTGGAGTAGATGAAGCGCCTTATACATTGAGGAAATCCAAAGGGGCCTCGAAGGCGACCCCTAAATCTGCACGGACATCAAAGGCGACCTCATCTACACCTAATAGAAGCTCGAAGGCGGCAACATCTAAGTCTAGAGGGAAAAGGCCAATAGGAACATCTACTACATTTAATCTTGTGGATGAAGAGGATGAATTCAACTTTGATGAAGAAAGTGAAGAAGAGAATTATGCCGAGCGTGTACAATTTCGAATGAAGAAGCTCGTCTCGATCTTGAccaagaagaagatgaagaCGGATTTTAGATTATGTTTTTCTAGTTTTAGAAATTAG